One window of Methanothermobacter thermautotrophicus genomic DNA carries:
- the mtrD gene encoding tetrahydromethanopterin S-methyltransferase subunit D, which yields MDPLLLIGAITAGGVLIGGGVHFVPVGGAPAAMATATGVGTGTAMLAAGAGLTGLITAAAMTGQSPLMIMAAGAVGSMLMIGITMLVGNLIYVYGVGTVPVSAKVAVDPLTGMEQEKYVTPGTEGHGLPTVCFVSGIIGGALGGIGGGLIYWALNEALKTLSYGAMGAAGVAAIFAVGIFFINAVIASYNIGGTIEGFHDPKFKRIGRGIVACLIASIVAGALSTLLVYGGVF from the coding sequence ATGGATCCATTACTACTGATAGGAGCTATAACCGCTGGAGGAGTGCTCATAGGTGGAGGTGTTCACTTCGTACCTGTGGGTGGTGCGCCAGCAGCTATGGCAACAGCCACTGGTGTGGGTACCGGTACAGCAATGCTTGCTGCAGGTGCAGGTTTAACAGGACTCATAACAGCTGCAGCAATGACCGGACAGTCCCCACTCATGATAATGGCTGCTGGAGCCGTTGGTTCAATGCTCATGATAGGTATCACCATGCTTGTGGGTAACCTCATCTACGTATATGGTGTGGGTACAGTCCCTGTATCAGCGAAGGTGGCTGTTGACCCATTAACAGGCATGGAACAGGAAAAATATGTCACCCCTGGTACCGAGGGTCATGGTCTACCAACCGTCTGCTTTGTCAGCGGTATAATCGGGGGAGCCCTCGGTGGAATAGGCGGTGGACTCATATACTGGGCACTCAACGAGGCCCTTAAGACCCTGTCATATGGTGCAATGGGTGCTGCAGGTGTTGCAGCAATCTTCGCCGTCGGCATATTCTTCATAAATGCGGTTATCGCATCATATAACATTGGAGGTACCATAGAAGGTTTCCACGATCCTAAATTCAAGAGGATCGGAAGGGGAATAGTGGCATGTCTCATAGCCTCCATTGTTGCAGGCGCCCTTTCAACATTACTCGTATATGGAGGTGTCTTCTAA
- the mcrD gene encoding methyl-coenzyme M reductase operon protein D, with the protein MDVQIFPHRLLGADTTEKLLNRLEDISGIKRMVIHGQRLPPEDHPDRRIISVKGQEFELQVKTGRVLLEIEDEDTITDIKRVCEDLLPFGYDVTPGKYIRTQKTVTDEIKYGEDLDKVPEELIGLTDQNARLSERATIIKRKKEH; encoded by the coding sequence ATGGACGTTCAGATATTTCCACACCGGCTACTAGGGGCTGACACCACCGAGAAACTCCTTAACCGCCTTGAGGACATCAGCGGCATTAAGAGAATGGTGATACATGGACAGCGCCTGCCACCAGAGGACCACCCTGACAGACGCATAATCAGCGTTAAAGGTCAGGAATTCGAGCTTCAAGTGAAAACAGGCCGAGTACTCCTTGAGATAGAGGACGAGGACACAATAACTGACATCAAAAGGGTCTGTGAGGATCTCCTGCCCTTTGGATACGATGTTACTCCTGGAAAATATATAAGGACGCAGAAGACAGTGACGGATGAGATAAAGTATGGTGAGGACCTTGATAAGGTGCCGGAGGAGCTCATAGGTCTCACAGACCAGAACGCCCGGCTCAGTGAAAGGGCCACCATAATAAAAAGGAAAAAGGAGCATTAG
- the mcrC gene encoding methyl-coenzyme M reductase I operon protein C, with protein MIGKCTHVVDCRETMGMGEGGGIAQRGTFAQCGSEVLAVAMSPGRRHITKPVCEITFALREANIMTSTIVLNAGAGVPQDAPSAGAGSLFGLTPAEVEQMKRHKLLVVHLGGVKNHITYKARLILRNVDRPCIIICEYPVDFEDFAKIGVRTRAVMPDEPKTKGTIVDIVSGVIRGETCPQEKLDEIIRKVKLALGGA; from the coding sequence ATGATCGGAAAGTGCACTCACGTTGTTGACTGTAGAGAAACAATGGGAATGGGTGAAGGGGGAGGAATAGCCCAGAGGGGTACCTTCGCCCAGTGTGGAAGTGAAGTCCTTGCAGTGGCAATGTCACCTGGCAGACGCCACATCACAAAGCCTGTCTGCGAGATAACATTCGCCCTCAGGGAAGCCAACATAATGACCAGCACCATAGTCCTGAATGCAGGTGCGGGAGTACCGCAGGACGCTCCAAGCGCCGGAGCAGGAAGTCTCTTCGGTCTGACACCGGCTGAAGTCGAGCAGATGAAGAGGCACAAACTCCTGGTCGTACACCTTGGAGGAGTAAAGAATCACATCACCTACAAGGCGCGCCTCATACTCAGGAACGTCGACAGACCATGCATAATCATCTGCGAATACCCGGTGGACTTCGAGGACTTTGCAAAGATAGGTGTAAGGACAAGGGCTGTCATGCCAGATGAACCAAAAACAAAGGGCACCATTGTTGACATTGTGAGTGGAGTCATAAGAGGAGAAACCTGTCCCCAGGAAAAACTGGATGAGATTATAAGGAAGGTTAAGTTAGCATTAGGAGGTGCATGA
- the mtrE gene encoding tetrahydromethanopterin S-methyltransferase subunit E translates to MDPMITGLGVVALMGAAATIAGAAEDLESDVGSQSNPNSQVQLAPQMGHLHRIINKAVSGEPVAYGTWCGIAGSVAYVLMQSMQLPVIMAIAVGAVIAAMVHTTYAVTSHMGRIVSQSQFNQPLFMDMLVEHLGPIAGHGFIVTFCVVGLSYLMTLPIPGLAHPFPLPLLAVLWGITIGAIGSSTGDVHYGAEREYQQYPFGGGIPVAIHGDITTKAELGARNSMDVVHFCAKYGGPLTGFAFGTIVFLSFWNTIVFGITGGIISGLIIVLLLIILNNRLEVFARNRYGPYKEDE, encoded by the coding sequence ATGGACCCTATGATAACAGGTTTAGGTGTTGTAGCTCTCATGGGTGCAGCTGCAACCATAGCAGGAGCCGCAGAGGACTTAGAGTCTGACGTAGGATCCCAGAGTAACCCCAACTCACAGGTTCAGCTGGCACCACAGATGGGACACCTGCACCGTATAATCAACAAGGCCGTTTCAGGGGAACCCGTTGCCTACGGGACCTGGTGCGGTATTGCTGGTTCAGTTGCATATGTGCTGATGCAGTCAATGCAGCTGCCTGTGATAATGGCAATTGCAGTTGGCGCTGTAATAGCCGCAATGGTACACACAACCTACGCTGTAACATCCCACATGGGACGAATTGTTAGCCAGTCCCAGTTCAACCAGCCGCTCTTCATGGACATGCTGGTTGAGCACTTAGGCCCAATTGCAGGGCATGGATTTATTGTGACATTCTGTGTTGTAGGATTATCATACCTCATGACACTACCAATCCCTGGTCTGGCACACCCATTCCCGCTGCCACTGCTGGCAGTGCTCTGGGGTATAACAATAGGTGCAATCGGTTCATCAACAGGGGACGTCCACTATGGTGCTGAAAGGGAGTACCAGCAGTACCCCTTCGGTGGAGGTATCCCGGTAGCGATTCACGGTGACATAACAACAAAGGCAGAGCTGGGTGCAAGGAACTCAATGGACGTTGTTCACTTCTGTGCAAAGTACGGTGGACCATTAACAGGATTCGCATTCGGTACAATCGTATTCCTCAGCTTCTGGAACACAATAGTCTTCGGTATAACCGGCGGAATAATATCCGGCCTCATAATAGTCTTGTTACTGATAATCCTCAACAACAGACTTGAAGTCTTTGCAAGAAACAGATATGGACCATACAAGGAGGATGAATAG
- the mcrA gene encoding coenzyme-B sulfoethylthiotransferase subunit alpha, translating into MADKLFINALKKKFEESPEEKKTTFYTLGGWKQSERKTEFVNAGKEVAAKRGIPQYNPDIGTPLGQRVLMPYQVSTTDTFVEGDDLHFVNNAAMQQMWDDIRRTVIVGLNHAHAVIEKRLGKEVTPETITHYLETVNHAMPGAAVVQEHMVETHPALVADSYVKVFTGNDEIADEIDPVFVIDINKQFPEDQAETLKAEVGDGIWQVVRIPTIVSRTCDGATTSRWSAMQIGMSMISAYKQAAGEAATGDFAYAAKHAEVIHMGTYLPVRRARGENEPGGVPFGYLADICQSSRVNYEDPVRVSLDVVATGAMLYDQIWLGSYMSGGVGFTQYATAAYTDNILDDFTYFGKEYVEDKYGLCEAPNTMDTVLDVASEVTFYGLEQYEEYPALLEDQFGGSQRAAVVAAAAGCSTAFATGNAQTGLSGWYLSMYLHKEQHSRLGFYGYDLQDQCGASNVFSIRGDEGLPLELRGPNYPNYAMNVGHQGEYAGISQAPHAARGDAFVFNPLVKIAFADDNLVFDFTNVRGEFAKGALREFEPAGERALITPAK; encoded by the coding sequence ATGGCTGACAAATTGTTCATAAATGCTTTAAAGAAAAAATTTGAAGAATCCCCTGAAGAGAAGAAAACCACATTTTACACACTTGGTGGCTGGAAACAGTCCGAGCGAAAAACCGAGTTTGTGAACGCTGGTAAAGAAGTGGCAGCAAAGAGGGGCATACCCCAGTACAACCCTGACATAGGTACTCCACTGGGTCAGAGGGTACTGATGCCCTACCAGGTCTCAACAACAGACACCTTCGTTGAAGGTGACGACCTCCACTTCGTAAACAACGCTGCCATGCAGCAGATGTGGGACGACATAAGGAGAACCGTTATAGTCGGTTTAAACCATGCCCACGCCGTCATAGAAAAGAGGCTGGGTAAGGAGGTCACACCGGAGACCATAACCCATTACCTGGAAACAGTGAACCACGCAATGCCCGGTGCAGCCGTCGTGCAGGAGCACATGGTGGAGACCCACCCAGCACTGGTGGCAGACAGCTACGTCAAGGTCTTCACAGGTAACGATGAAATTGCAGATGAAATCGACCCTGTATTCGTCATAGACATCAACAAACAGTTCCCAGAGGACCAGGCAGAAACCCTCAAGGCAGAGGTTGGAGACGGAATCTGGCAGGTCGTCAGGATCCCAACCATAGTCTCAAGGACCTGTGACGGTGCAACAACCTCACGATGGTCCGCCATGCAGATAGGTATGTCCATGATTTCAGCCTACAAACAGGCAGCAGGTGAAGCCGCAACAGGGGACTTCGCATACGCTGCAAAACACGCTGAAGTTATACACATGGGTACATACCTGCCTGTGAGACGTGCAAGGGGTGAAAACGAACCTGGTGGCGTGCCATTCGGTTACCTTGCCGACATCTGTCAGAGCTCAAGGGTCAACTATGAGGACCCTGTCAGGGTGTCACTGGACGTTGTGGCAACCGGTGCAATGCTCTACGACCAGATCTGGCTAGGATCATACATGTCAGGTGGTGTAGGATTCACCCAGTACGCAACAGCAGCCTACACAGACAACATCCTCGACGACTTCACCTACTTCGGTAAGGAGTACGTGGAGGACAAATATGGACTCTGTGAGGCACCAAACACCATGGACACAGTCCTTGACGTTGCAAGCGAGGTCACATTCTATGGACTTGAACAGTACGAGGAATACCCTGCACTCCTCGAGGACCAGTTCGGTGGATCCCAGAGGGCAGCAGTTGTTGCAGCTGCAGCCGGATGTTCCACAGCCTTCGCAACAGGAAACGCCCAGACAGGTCTCAGCGGATGGTACCTCTCAATGTACCTGCACAAGGAACAGCACTCAAGGCTCGGATTCTATGGTTACGACCTCCAGGACCAGTGTGGTGCATCCAACGTCTTCTCAATAAGGGGCGACGAGGGACTGCCACTGGAGCTTCGTGGACCTAACTATCCAAACTACGCCATGAACGTGGGACACCAGGGTGAATACGCAGGTATATCACAGGCACCACACGCTGCCCGTGGAGACGCCTTCGTGTTCAACCCACTGGTGAAAATAGCATTTGCAGACGACAACCTCGTCTTCGACTTCACCAACGTACGTGGCGAATTCGCCAAAGGTGCTCTGCGAGAGTTCGAACCAGCCGGTGAAAGAGCACTCATAACACCTGCAAAATAG
- a CDS encoding cation diffusion facilitator family transporter: MKENDGAPLKEGETASKYSVIINMILVVMKGFTGYLSGNIALIADAIHSFADVFSSAAVFIGLKLSQRKPDELFPYGYHRIETLVSLLVSVLIIITGLEITWNSIIYILNPASEVSMATASLAVSLISIGVSYAIAFYKVRVGRRIGSTALLNDGKHSYVDVVSSILVFLGIFGEYMGLHGFQGIAGVIISVVIIYIGIRLAKYDVLTLLDACIDRDSMEVIKKTVLSVPGVEGVHEVRIRRSGPYLFGELHIELERGLPVDKIEGIISQINSRVKEVVPSIDHLTVQPETVKREEVVVAVPLADNHGMESTISTHFGRADSFLIARTRNGEILDYRIVENPGKSLKTKRGIRAAELLKNENIDVLVIEKLSEGPELLFSDYLLGTVPPEGSSLEEVIKNASMKFSG, from the coding sequence ATGAAAGAGAATGATGGAGCACCACTGAAGGAGGGAGAAACCGCTTCCAAGTATTCGGTAATCATCAACATGATTTTAGTGGTGATGAAGGGGTTTACCGGTTACCTCTCTGGAAATATAGCTCTGATAGCAGATGCCATACATTCCTTTGCGGATGTATTCTCATCAGCCGCTGTATTCATTGGCCTTAAGCTCTCACAGAGAAAACCTGATGAACTATTTCCCTATGGATACCATAGAATTGAAACTCTTGTTTCCCTCCTCGTTTCAGTGCTGATCATCATAACCGGCCTGGAGATAACATGGAACTCCATTATTTACATCTTAAATCCAGCTTCAGAGGTTTCCATGGCCACTGCAAGCCTTGCAGTGAGTTTGATATCAATTGGAGTCTCCTATGCCATTGCATTTTATAAGGTGAGGGTTGGGAGAAGAATCGGTTCAACAGCCCTCCTTAACGATGGGAAGCACAGCTACGTGGATGTCGTATCCTCCATTCTTGTCTTCCTAGGGATCTTCGGGGAGTACATGGGTCTTCATGGCTTTCAGGGCATCGCCGGAGTGATAATATCTGTGGTGATAATTTATATTGGGATCAGGCTTGCAAAATATGATGTTCTGACCCTCCTTGATGCATGTATTGACCGTGATTCCATGGAAGTCATAAAGAAGACGGTTTTATCGGTCCCAGGTGTTGAGGGGGTTCATGAGGTCAGAATAAGAAGATCTGGACCATACCTCTTTGGCGAGCTGCATATTGAACTTGAAAGGGGCCTGCCTGTGGATAAGATAGAGGGGATCATTTCTCAGATAAACTCCCGGGTTAAGGAGGTTGTCCCATCCATTGACCACCTCACGGTACAGCCGGAGACGGTTAAAAGGGAGGAGGTTGTGGTTGCGGTGCCGCTTGCAGATAACCATGGAATGGAATCCACAATCAGCACCCACTTTGGAAGGGCAGACTCTTTCCTTATTGCAAGAACCCGCAATGGGGAGATACTTGATTACAGGATAGTTGAAAATCCAGGGAAATCACTGAAAACAAAGAGGGGGATTCGAGCTGCTGAGCTCCTGAAAAATGAGAATATTGATGTTCTGGTGATTGAAAAATTATCAGAGGGTCCAGAACTTCTTTTTTCGGATTATCTCCTTGGAACAGTACCTCCAGAGGGATCATCCCTTGAGGAGGTCATTAAAAATGCATCAATGAAATTTTCAGGGTGA
- a CDS encoding methyl-coenzyme M reductase glutamine C-methyltransferase yields the protein MSHVTVVTPEHYNYGSMLIAGVLRDLGHRVEIRKGFDGVKSEIVFISLQSTIHLLRYRDIINNIGGFRVVGGPVSIDPGMVFRYLDVDLVVRGEGEDKVGAVMELAAGNCRPEDVPGAAFRSPEGIVINESSPCPMERPLPLVPGDISREDIRGASVYIETHRGCPGNCTFCQVPEFFGRKVRSRPLEDIIREVRELKASGARRFAISGGTGTLYGSSKFRGIDEEAFRGLLRSISEVTGSRNLTVPDIRVDMIKGDVLEAISEYTNGWVFYGIESGSRRMLRKMKKGITPDQVVEAVELAREYKLKVAGSFIVGYPGEDDDDYQETLELADELMLDDYFVSIAEPLPGTELGEEVRELPEDENPVFMRSDKRRFDSLAEERAFNLLLESYVFRSVPVPMTSQLLKSITDEVRQQQNHIRTVTEMLQGKL from the coding sequence ATGAGTCATGTAACTGTTGTAACACCTGAACACTACAATTACGGTTCAATGCTCATTGCAGGGGTCCTGAGAGACCTTGGACACAGGGTTGAAATCAGGAAGGGATTTGATGGTGTTAAATCAGAGATCGTATTCATAAGCCTCCAGTCCACCATTCACCTCCTGAGGTACCGGGATATTATTAATAATATTGGCGGCTTCAGGGTGGTGGGTGGTCCGGTCAGCATAGACCCCGGGATGGTATTCAGGTACCTCGATGTGGACCTCGTTGTGAGGGGAGAGGGGGAGGATAAGGTCGGTGCTGTGATGGAGCTTGCAGCTGGAAATTGTAGACCAGAGGATGTCCCCGGTGCAGCCTTCAGATCACCTGAGGGAATAGTGATCAATGAATCATCACCCTGCCCCATGGAGAGGCCCCTCCCCCTTGTTCCGGGTGACATCTCCAGGGAGGATATAAGGGGTGCCAGTGTCTACATTGAAACCCACAGGGGCTGTCCAGGTAACTGCACCTTCTGTCAGGTCCCTGAATTCTTTGGTCGGAAGGTGAGAAGCAGACCCCTTGAGGATATAATCAGGGAGGTCCGTGAACTGAAGGCATCAGGTGCCAGGAGGTTCGCCATAAGTGGGGGTACAGGCACCCTGTATGGCAGCAGCAAGTTCAGGGGCATTGACGAGGAAGCCTTCAGGGGCCTCCTGAGGAGTATAAGTGAGGTCACAGGTAGCCGGAACCTCACAGTGCCAGATATACGGGTTGATATGATCAAGGGAGATGTTCTTGAGGCCATATCAGAGTACACGAATGGATGGGTCTTCTATGGTATAGAATCGGGGAGCAGGAGGATGCTCAGGAAGATGAAGAAGGGGATAACTCCTGATCAGGTTGTTGAGGCGGTTGAACTTGCAAGGGAGTATAAACTGAAGGTTGCGGGCTCCTTCATCGTCGGTTACCCCGGGGAGGACGATGATGACTACCAGGAGACCCTTGAACTTGCAGATGAACTCATGCTGGATGACTACTTCGTGAGCATAGCTGAGCCACTGCCTGGTACTGAACTTGGTGAGGAGGTCAGGGAACTCCCTGAGGATGAAAACCCTGTATTCATGAGGTCAGATAAAAGGCGATTTGATAGTCTGGCAGAGGAGAGAGCCTTCAATTTACTCCTGGAATCCTATGTATTCAGGAGCGTGCCTGTCCCCATGACGTCCCAGCTTTTAAAGTCAATCACCGATGAGGTCCGTCAGCAGCAGAATCATATAAGAACCGTTACTGAGATGCTCCAGGGAAAACTTTGA
- the mcrG gene encoding coenzyme-B sulfoethylthiotransferase subunit gamma, producing the protein MAQYYPGTTKVAQNRRNFCNPEYELEKLREISDEDVVKILGHRAPGEEYPSVHPPLEEMDEPEDAIREMVEPIDGAKAGDRVRYIQFTDSMYFAPAQPYVRSRAYLCRYRGADAGTLSGRQIIETRERDLEKISKELLETEFFDPARSGVRGKSVHGHSLRLDEDGMMFDMLRRQIYNKDTGKVEMVKNQIGDELDEPVDLGEPLDEETLMNKTTIYRVDGEAYRDDTDAVEIMQRIHVLRSQGGYNPE; encoded by the coding sequence ATGGCACAATACTATCCCGGAACAACTAAGGTTGCTCAGAACAGAAGGAATTTCTGTAACCCTGAATACGAACTCGAAAAGCTGAGAGAAATCTCAGATGAAGATGTAGTAAAGATTCTGGGTCACAGGGCCCCAGGGGAAGAATATCCAAGTGTTCACCCACCACTGGAAGAGATGGATGAACCCGAAGACGCAATAAGAGAAATGGTTGAACCAATAGACGGTGCAAAGGCCGGTGACAGGGTCCGATACATACAGTTCACAGACTCAATGTACTTTGCTCCAGCACAGCCATACGTACGATCAAGGGCATACCTCTGCAGGTACAGGGGTGCAGACGCAGGTACACTCTCAGGACGTCAGATCATAGAGACCAGGGAGAGGGACCTTGAAAAGATATCCAAGGAACTCCTTGAAACAGAGTTCTTTGACCCAGCAAGATCAGGTGTCAGGGGTAAATCTGTCCACGGACACTCACTCCGTCTCGACGAAGACGGCATGATGTTCGACATGCTGAGAAGACAGATCTACAACAAGGACACCGGCAAAGTCGAAATGGTCAAGAACCAGATCGGTGACGAACTCGACGAACCCGTGGACCTTGGTGAACCACTGGATGAGGAAACCCTCATGAACAAAACAACCATCTACCGTGTGGATGGTGAAGCCTACCGTGATGATACAGACGCCGTGGAGATCATGCAGAGGATCCACGTTTTAAGATCACAGGGAGGGTACAACCCAGAATAA
- the mcrB gene encoding coenzyme-B sulfoethylthiotransferase subunit beta, giving the protein MAKFEDKVDLYDDRGNLVEEQVPLEALSPLRNPAIKSIVQGIKRTVAVNLEGIENALKTAKVGGPACKIMGRELDLDIVGNAESIAAAAKEMIQVTEDDDTKVELLGGGKRALVQVPSARFDVAAEYSAAPLVTATAFVQAIINEFDVSMYDANMVKAAVLGRYPQSVEYMGANIATMLDIPQKLEGPGYALRNIMVNHVVAATLKNTLQAAALSTILEQTAMFEMGDAVGAFERMHLLGLAYQGMNADNLVFDLVKANGKEGTVGSVIADLVERALEDGVITVEKELTDYKVYGTDDLAMWNAYAAAGLMAATMVNQGAARAAQGVSSTLLYYNDLIEFETGLPSVDFGKVEGTAVGFSFFSHSIYGGGGPGIFNGNHIVTRHSKGFAIPCVAAAMALDAGTQMFSPEATSGLIKEVFSQVDEFREPLKYVVEAAAEIKNEI; this is encoded by the coding sequence ATGGCGAAGTTTGAGGATAAGGTCGACTTGTACGACGACAGAGGCAACCTCGTCGAAGAACAGGTGCCATTAGAAGCTCTGAGCCCACTCAGGAACCCCGCCATTAAAAGCATTGTGCAGGGGATTAAGAGGACAGTGGCTGTGAACCTTGAAGGTATAGAAAACGCCCTGAAGACAGCTAAGGTCGGCGGACCTGCCTGTAAGATAATGGGCCGTGAACTCGACCTCGACATTGTCGGGAACGCCGAGTCAATAGCAGCCGCTGCAAAGGAAATGATACAGGTGACCGAGGACGACGACACAAAGGTCGAGCTCCTCGGCGGAGGTAAAAGGGCACTCGTACAGGTCCCAAGTGCGAGGTTCGATGTTGCAGCAGAATACTCTGCAGCACCACTCGTAACCGCCACAGCATTTGTCCAGGCCATAATCAACGAATTTGATGTTAGCATGTACGATGCTAACATGGTTAAAGCAGCCGTTCTGGGAAGATACCCACAGTCTGTGGAGTACATGGGGGCAAACATAGCAACAATGCTGGACATTCCACAGAAACTGGAAGGCCCAGGATACGCACTGAGGAACATCATGGTGAACCATGTTGTTGCAGCAACACTCAAAAACACACTCCAGGCAGCAGCACTATCAACCATACTCGAACAGACAGCAATGTTTGAGATGGGTGACGCTGTAGGAGCATTTGAGAGGATGCACCTCCTTGGACTTGCATACCAGGGAATGAACGCAGACAACCTGGTCTTCGACCTTGTTAAGGCCAACGGTAAGGAAGGTACCGTGGGTTCAGTCATAGCAGACCTGGTTGAAAGGGCCCTGGAAGATGGTGTCATAACCGTTGAGAAGGAACTCACAGACTACAAGGTCTACGGCACAGACGACCTTGCAATGTGGAACGCCTATGCAGCAGCTGGGCTCATGGCAGCCACAATGGTTAACCAGGGTGCAGCAAGGGCAGCTCAGGGTGTATCATCAACCCTGCTCTACTACAACGACCTCATAGAATTCGAAACAGGACTGCCAAGCGTGGACTTCGGTAAAGTGGAAGGTACCGCTGTAGGATTTTCATTCTTCAGCCACTCCATCTACGGTGGAGGTGGACCAGGTATCTTCAACGGAAACCACATCGTTACAAGGCACAGTAAGGGATTCGCCATACCATGTGTGGCAGCTGCAATGGCACTGGATGCAGGAACCCAGATGTTCTCCCCAGAAGCAACCTCTGGACTCATAAAAGAAGTATTCAGCCAGGTTGACGAGTTCCGAGAACCACTCAAATATGTTGTGGAGGCAGCAGCTGAGATTAAAAACGAAATTTAA
- the mmp10 gene encoding methyl coenzyme M reductase-arginine methyltransferase Mmp10 (Mmp10 (methanogenesis marker protein 10) is a cobalamin-requiring radical SAM methyltransferase that creates the methylarginine modification to methyl coenzyme M reductase.): MQIIADLGGIPGKDCRGFCRYCYFRKVGEFEPFGCKNCSPGRVGCETCGKGVAEIGNEFLPPFLVMGNVQTTLMMGNFQDRDVKINISGGGDVSCYPHLEELTAGLGEFGIPIHLGYTSGKGIDDPGIASRLIENGVDEVTFTVFSANPDLRREWMRDENASRALEALRIFCESCEVHAASVIIPGVNDGEDLLETCARLEEWGATGFIMMRFANYEHQGLILGNEPIIDGLEPHTVSEFEELVRSIDREFNLRVTGTPVCDPRNGTPFVLAADSSREYLEILPEIRGEATIITGSIAAPYIRRIIHNLGADDLVNVVGVNKDIACLITLRDLEEVDPGDLRETVIIPGRAFVHDMQAREVLSRDGVDRIVVRGPDRLTVDGEMSGTLSEYDVIEREMEGFYELIQAINFFGASE, encoded by the coding sequence ATGCAGATAATAGCAGATTTAGGTGGTATACCTGGAAAGGACTGCAGGGGATTCTGCAGGTACTGCTACTTCCGTAAAGTTGGTGAATTCGAACCCTTTGGATGTAAAAACTGTTCACCTGGTAGGGTTGGATGTGAAACCTGTGGAAAGGGTGTTGCAGAGATTGGTAATGAATTCCTGCCCCCATTCCTTGTTATGGGCAACGTGCAGACAACTCTCATGATGGGGAATTTTCAGGATAGGGACGTGAAGATAAACATCAGCGGCGGAGGGGATGTGAGCTGCTATCCCCACCTTGAGGAACTCACAGCAGGTCTTGGTGAATTCGGAATCCCCATACACCTTGGCTACACCAGCGGAAAGGGAATAGATGACCCAGGAATCGCCTCGAGGCTCATTGAAAATGGTGTTGATGAGGTCACCTTCACTGTGTTCTCAGCAAACCCTGATCTGAGGCGTGAGTGGATGAGGGATGAAAACGCCTCCAGGGCCCTTGAGGCCCTCAGGATATTCTGTGAATCCTGTGAGGTCCATGCAGCGTCGGTGATAATACCAGGGGTAAACGATGGCGAGGACCTCCTTGAAACATGCGCGAGACTGGAAGAGTGGGGTGCCACAGGTTTCATCATGATGAGATTCGCCAACTATGAACACCAGGGCCTCATACTTGGGAATGAGCCCATCATTGATGGCCTGGAGCCCCACACTGTTTCTGAATTTGAAGAACTTGTGCGGAGCATTGACCGGGAATTCAATCTCCGTGTAACCGGGACCCCTGTCTGTGACCCCCGGAACGGTACACCCTTTGTCCTTGCAGCTGATTCAAGCAGGGAGTACCTTGAAATCCTCCCAGAGATCAGGGGCGAGGCCACAATAATCACAGGATCCATTGCAGCACCCTACATAAGGAGGATAATACACAACCTGGGGGCCGATGACCTTGTGAACGTTGTTGGTGTCAACAAGGACATAGCCTGCCTCATAACCCTAAGGGACCTTGAGGAGGTGGATCCCGGCGATCTGAGGGAAACAGTCATAATCCCTGGAAGGGCCTTTGTGCATGATATGCAGGCCAGGGAGGTTCTCAGCCGTGATGGTGTCGACCGGATCGTTGTGAGGGGCCCTGACAGATTGACCGTTGATGGTGAAATGAGTGGCACTCTCTCAGAGTATGACGTGATCGAGAGGGAGATGGAAGGCTTCTATGAACTCATACAGGCGATAAATTTCTTTGGTGCTTCCGAATGA